CGTCCGGCGAGGTACTGCTGGGCAAAGAGCTTGTTTTCGCCCACATAGCTTGCGATGACCTTGCGGACCTGGCCCGCCTCGATCAGGATGCCCAGGCCCTTGCCGTCCACCCCCATGTTGTTCGAGACCACCGTCAGGTCCTTCACCCCGGAATCGCGGACCGCCTCGATCAGGTCAGCCGGGATTCCGCTGAGGCCGAATCCGCCCACGGCCAGGGTCATGCCGTCCCGCAGGCCCCCTTCCAGTGCGGCGGCGGCAGTTGGCTGGAGTTTGGTCATGGCGTCTCCTCGTTGAGTGTCCGGCAAGTCATCCACTTTGTGGACAAAAGGTCTGAAAAGGGACAGTACGGGGAGTTTTAGGGGGTGTCAAGAAGTATAGAAGCCGTGCAAAATGGCTTGTTTTATAGTGTGGACGGTACTGTAATCGGTATCCATATTATGGACACTTAGGAGAGTGACATGAGCCAATTGCCTGTGCAGGGAGCCCAGGTGGTAAGCCGCATCGCCGGATTGCTGCGGCTGGTCGGGCGCAGCGCGGAGGGGATGGCCCTGGCCGCACTGGTGCGGGAATCAGGCCTCACCCGGCCCACGGTCCACAGGCTTCTCTCCTCCCTTGCTTCCGAGGGGCTGCTGGACCACGATGCCGGAAGCGGCAACTGGGTTTTAGGGCCCGAGATCCTCCTGATGGGATCAGTGGCGTCGGCCCGGTTTCCGCTTGAGGACATCGCCAGGCCGAGCCTTCGCCGGCTTGCCGAAGCCACCGGCGAGAGTGCGTTCTTCTCAATACGGCGTGGTTCCGAAACGGTGTGCCTGCTGCGTGAGGAGGGCAGCTTTCCGGTCCGGTCCTTCGTGCTGCACGAGGGCGTGCGGTTCCCGCTCGGTGTGGCCTCCGCGGGCACGGCAATCATGGCCTTCCTGCCGGAGGCCGAGCAGGAGGACCTGTTCAGCGGCTGGGTGCAACATGCCGGCGATTTCGCCGCCGCACACACGGAGGCACTGGTCCGGGCCAACCTCGCCCGGACCCGGCAGGCGGGCTACTCGGTGAATCCCGGGCTGGTCCTGGAAGGCAGCTGGGGCATGGGCGCGGCGGTGTTCGACCCGTCCGGCCGGCCGGCCTGGGCCCTCTCACTCACCGGAATCGAGCCACGCTTCAAGCCGGACCGGCAGGAAGAACTGGGCAGCCTGCTGATGGCGGAGGCCCACCGGATCACGCAGCAGTTGGGCGGCGAGAAGGCCCGCCTGCCCCGCTGAGCCACTGCTGCTTTGCAGGGCAAAGCACGACGGCGCGCCTCCCTCGGCGGGTCGGCGCGCCGTCATGCTTCCCCTGACGTGGGTGATGCCACGGGAGCCGCTACAGCCCCGCCCGCGGCTCCTCCGGGCCCTCGCTCTTCCACCAGGTGTCAAAAATGGTCACGGGGACCGTGCGCTTGTGCCGGGTGCGCAGGTACTTCTGTTCGATCGACTCGGCGACGGACTCGGGAACATCCCGGCCTTCGAGGTAGTCGTCGATCTGGTCGTAGCTCAGGCCCAGCTCGTCCTCATCGGTGCGGCCCGGTTTGTCGTCCAGCAGGTCCGCGGTGGGCACTTTTTCCCAGACACGGGCCGGGGCGCCGAGCTCGGCCAGCAGGGCCCGGTTCTGCCGCTTGTTCAGGCCGAACAGCGGGAGGATGTCCGCCCCGCCGTCGCCGTACTTGGTGAAGAAGCCCGTTACGGACTCGGCGCCGTGGTCCGTGCCAATTACCAGGTAATTGTGTTCTCCCGCCAGGGCGTACTGGGCAATCATGCGGGTCCGCGCCTTGGTATTGCCCTTGTGGAAGTCGGAAATTTCCGTTCCAACGGTTTTTTCGAACTCATCCTCGAAACCGTCAACCGCCGCGGAGATGTTAAACGTCCACTCCGTCTTGGGCTTGATGAAGTCGAGGGCAGCCCGGGCGTCTTCCTCGTCATGCTGGACACCGTAGGGCAGACGCACTGCCACAAAGTCGGCTGCCACCCCTTCAGCCTCAAGCTCTTCGACTGCGAGCTGGGCCAGCCTTCCCGCCAGGGAAGAGTCCAGCCCGCCGGAAATGCCCAGGACAAAGCCCTTGGTATGGGTGGCCTTCAGGTAGTCCTTCAGGAATGTGACGCGCTTGCGCACCTCCCCGGCAGGATCGATCCGGGGCTGTACGCCCATTTCCCTGATGATGCTGGCCTGGAGTTCGCGCATGTGCACCAGCCTAGCCAGCAGTGTCAACAACGCTCAAGCATCCACACCGGGCCGCCCCCACTAAACTGGAGTCCATGACTTCCCCCAGTGACGCTGCAGTGGATACTGCAGCCGCCCGCGCCCGACTGCTGGAACTGATCAAGGAACTCGCCGTGGTCCGCGGCAAGGTGATCCTCTCCAGCGGAGCCGAGGCTGACTACTACATCGACCTGCGCCGCATCACGCTGCACCACGAGGCCTCCAAGCTGGTGGGCCAGGTGATGCTGGCGCTTGCGGACGACGCCGGAATCGATTTTGAGTGCGCCGGCGGACTCACCATGGGCGCGGACCCGGTGGGCACCGCGGTCATGCACGCGGCAGTGGATGCCGGACGGACCGTCGACGCATTTGTGGTCCGCAAGGCGCAGAAGTCCTATGGCATGGGCCGCCAGGTGGAGGGCCCGTCTGTTGAAGGACGGAAAGTCCTGGTCCTGGAGGACACGTCCACTACCGGCGGCTCGGCCCTGACCGCCGTGGAGGGCGTCCGGAAGGCAGGCGGCAACGTAGTGGCTGTGGCCGTCATTGTGGACCGCGATACGGGCGCCAAGGAAAAGATC
The Arthrobacter sp. PGP41 genome window above contains:
- a CDS encoding IclR family transcriptional regulator, with translation MSQLPVQGAQVVSRIAGLLRLVGRSAEGMALAALVRESGLTRPTVHRLLSSLASEGLLDHDAGSGNWVLGPEILLMGSVASARFPLEDIARPSLRRLAEATGESAFFSIRRGSETVCLLREEGSFPVRSFVLHEGVRFPLGVASAGTAIMAFLPEAEQEDLFSGWVQHAGDFAAAHTEALVRANLARTRQAGYSVNPGLVLEGSWGMGAAVFDPSGRPAWALSLTGIEPRFKPDRQEELGSLLMAEAHRITQQLGGEKARLPR
- the nadE gene encoding ammonia-dependent NAD(+) synthetase, coding for MRELQASIIREMGVQPRIDPAGEVRKRVTFLKDYLKATHTKGFVLGISGGLDSSLAGRLAQLAVEELEAEGVAADFVAVRLPYGVQHDEEDARAALDFIKPKTEWTFNISAAVDGFEDEFEKTVGTEISDFHKGNTKARTRMIAQYALAGEHNYLVIGTDHGAESVTGFFTKYGDGGADILPLFGLNKRQNRALLAELGAPARVWEKVPTADLLDDKPGRTDEDELGLSYDQIDDYLEGRDVPESVAESIEQKYLRTRHKRTVPVTIFDTWWKSEGPEEPRAGL
- the pyrE gene encoding orotate phosphoribosyltransferase, which gives rise to MTSPSDAAVDTAAARARLLELIKELAVVRGKVILSSGAEADYYIDLRRITLHHEASKLVGQVMLALADDAGIDFECAGGLTMGADPVGTAVMHAAVDAGRTVDAFVVRKAQKSYGMGRQVEGPSVEGRKVLVLEDTSTTGGSALTAVEGVRKAGGNVVAVAVIVDRDTGAKEKIEAETGVPYLFAFGKDELGLS